The DNA window CGATCTGCGAAGCCTGGGGTTCCGACAGGTGCGCGTCCGCTACCATGACGAACTCGCCCGCATCGAGATCGATCTCGCCGAGCTCACCCGCGCCGCCGAGCCGGAGACCCGCGCCGCCATCGTCGACGCCGGCAAGCGCCACGGCTTCCGGTACGTCACCCTGGATCTCGGTGGTTACCGCATGGGAAGCCACAACGAGGTGCTGGTCGGCCGTGCCCTCCGGGTCGTGAGCTGAGGCGACGGTGGGACGCTTCGATCACCTCGCCACACGGCCGGCCCGCGGTCCCGCCGACATCCTCCGTTGGAAGGTGCTCGACCCCCTCACCGGCAAGCACGGCAAACCGCGCCGTGACGCCGAGCCCTTCGTCACCCCGACCCGCCCTTGGTCGCGCGATCTGGTCCTCAGCGGTGCCCCCAGCCTCACCTGGATCGGCCACGCCTCGTTTCTGCTCTCGATGGGTGGCACGCGTGCCCTCCTCGATCCCGTCTGGCGCGACGCCCCTGGCCCCCTCCGCCGCCTCGTGCCGCCCGGCATCCCGCTCGCGGACCTGCCCTCCATCGACGCGGTGCTCCTCACGCACAACCACCGCGATCACTTCGACACGTGGACCCTGGAGCGCCTCGGCGCTACCCCCGTCTACGTCGCTCCCCTCGGCCATGCCGCCCTGCTCCGGAGCGTCGGCGCCACGAAGATCGTCGAACTCGACTGGTGGCAGAGCGCCACGGTCGGGAGCCTCGAGATCACCCTCGTCCCCGCGCGGCACTGGTCCATGCGGGCCCCCTGGGATCGTAACGACGCCCTGTGGGGTGGGTATCTCGTCCGTGGCCCCGAGGGCACGGCCTACCACTCCGGGGACACAGCGTTCTTCGACGACTTCGCCCGCATCGGAGAGCGCGCCGGGACCATCGACTGGGCCATGCTCCCCATCGGGGCTTACGAGCCACGGTGGTTCATGAAGCCGCAGCACATGAACCCGGACGACGCCGTGGAGGCCTACCATCTGCTCGGCGCCCGCAATTTCGTCGCCATGCACTGGGGAACGTACCAGCTCACCGACGAGCCACCGGGCGAGCCTCCCGCACGCACACGGGCGCTCTGGGCCGAGCGGAAGCTCCCTGAGGCGTCCCTGTGGCTCCTCGATGTCGGCGAGACCCGCGCGCTCGGTCGCTGAGCACGCCTGGCCCACGCCTCACAGCACCACCCCCCTCGCGCCCCCATTCTTCCATCCGCCCCTGATTCTCGGGGACTCCGGGCTCCCTTCGACCCCGTTGACGGCGCCCCCTCGCCAGAATACTTCGCATACAAAAGTTCTACACACGAGGGATGCGGATGGCGAACGAGCTGCGTTTCGACGGTAGGGTCGCAATCGTCACCGGCGCTGGAGGAGGGCTCGGGCGAGCACACGCCCTGCTCCTCGCGAGCCGCGGCGCCAAGGTCATCGTCAACGATCTGGGCGGGAGCATGCATGGGGGCGGCAAGAACTCCGCCGCCGCGGACAGCGTCGTCGAGGAGATCAAGGCGGCAGGTGGCGAGGCCGCAGCCAACTACGACTCGGTCGAGGAGGGTGGCCGTATCGTGCAGGCGGCGCTCGACCATTTCGGCCGCATCGACATCGTCATCAACAACGCCGGCATCCTGCGGGACGTCAGCTTCCACAAGATGACCGAGGAGGACTGGGACCTCATCTACCGCGTCCACGTCCTCGGCAGCTTCCGCGTGACCCACGCGGCCTGGCCTCACCTCAGGGACCAGGGGTACGGCCGGATCGTCATGACGGCCTCCGCCGCCGGCATCTACGGCAACTTTGGCCAGGCAAACTACAGCATGGCGAAGCTCGGCCTCGTCGGCTTCGCCAATACGCTCGCGCTCGAAGGCAAGAAGCGCAACGTCCTCGTCAACACCATCGCCCCCCTGGCGGGTTCGCGGCTCACCGAGACGGTGCTCCCCAAGGAGATCATCGACAACCTCAAGCCCGACTACGTGAGCCCGCTGTGCGCCTACCTCGTCCACGAGAGCTGCACCGACAATGGAGGGCTCTTCGAGGTCGGCGGCGGCTTCTTCGCCAAGCTGCGCTGGGAGCGCGCCGAGGGCGCCACGCTTCGCCTGGGCCGCCCCTTCACCGTGGAGCAGATCGCTGCGCGCTGGGGCGAGATCAGCGGGTTCGAGAAGGCGTCGCATCCCGCCAACATCGCGGAGTCGATGCAGCCGGTGATGACCAACCTGGAGGCGGGCCCCAGCAAGGGCGGCAACGATCTCATCGATGTCGATCTCGCCCTCGGCTACGAGTACCCCTCACTCCGATCGCGCTACGACGAACGAGATCTCTCGCTCTACGCGCTCGGCGTCGGTGCCGCCACCGATCCGCTCGACGACAAGGAGCTGCGCTTCGTCTACGAGATGCACAAGGATGGCTTCTTCGCGCTGCCCACCTTCGGGGTCATCCCCGCCATGGGCGCCCTGGTCGAGCAATACAAGCAGGGCACCAAGGCTCCTGGCCTCAACTACGGCTTCGAGCGGCTCCTCCACGGCGAGCAGTACACCGAGATCCGTCGCCCGCTCCCCCCGAACGCGAAGCTCACCCACCGCATCCGGATCAAGGACATCTGGGACAAGGGCAAGAACGCGGTGGTCGTCACCGAGGTGCGTAGCTCCGACGAGTCGGGCGAGGAGCTCTTGTACAACGAGTACACCTCCGTCATCCGCGGTGCCGGAGGCTGGGGCGGCGATCGTGGCCCGGGCGCCGAGGTCAACGCGCCGCCGGATCGCGCGCCCGATGCCACCATCACCGAGAAGATCGGCCCCAACCAGGCCCTCCTCTACCGGCTGTCGGGTGACGTGAACCCGCTGCACGCCGACCCCACCTTCGCCACCAGCTTCGGGTTCCCGAAGCCCATCCTGCATGGCCTCTGCACGTTCGGCTATGCCGGCCGGCACGTGCTGCGCGCGTTCGACATCGATCCGCGCCTCTTCAAGAGCATCAAGGTCCGCTTCTCCGAAAGCGTGTTCCCCGGAGAGACGCTCGTCACCGAGATGTGGAAAGAGTCCGATACCCGCATCGTGTTCCGCTGCAGGGTGCAGGAGCGCGACAAGCCCGTGCTCTCTGCCGCGGCGATCGAGCTGCACACCGAGATCCCGAAGCCCAAGGCGAAGGCGGTCTCTGCAGCCGCGGCGACACCTTCCACGGCGCAGGGAGGTGGAAGCGAGGACGTGTTCATCGCCATCCGCGACTACCTCGAGAAGAACCCCGATCACGTCGCCAAGATCGCCACCATCTTCCAGCTCAAGCTCGCCAACCCCGACAGCACCTGGACGCTCGACGTCAAGAACGGCAAGGGCGCCGTCCTTCAAGGCGCCACCGATCTCAAGCCCGACGTCACCCTGGAGCTCAGCGACGCCGACTTCATCGGCATGGCCACCGGCAAGGTCGACCCGATGAAGCTCTACTCCGGTGGGCAGCTCAAGATCTCGGGCAACATCATGGCCTCCCAGAAGCTCGGCTTCCTCAAGAAGATCGATCCCGAGCAGGCCAAGGCCGCCGTCGCTGCGTACCGCGCCAAGCAGGGAGGCGCTGCGACCGGCTCGCCCGCAGCACCGACCGCGGTGCAGGGAGGCGGGAGCGAGGACGTGTTCATCGCCATCCGCGACTACCTCGAGAAGAATCCCGATCACGTCGCCAAGATCGCCACGGTCTTTCAGCTCAAGCTCGCCAACCCCGACAGCACCTGGACGCTCGACGTCAAGAACGGCAAGGGCGCCGTCCTTCAAGGCGCCACCGATCTCAAGCCCGACGTCACCCTGGAACTCAGCGACGCCGACTTCATCGGCATGGCCACCGGCAAGGTCGACCCGATGAAGCTCTACTCCGGCGGACAGCTCAAGATCTCGGGCAACATCATGGCCTCCCAGAAGCTCGGCTTCCTCAAGAAGATCGATCCCGAGCAGGCCAAGGCCGCCGTCGCCGCGTACCGGAAGCAGCAAGGTCAGGGAGGCGGCGCGGCCCCCTCCGCAGCAGCGTCCGGAGGCCAGCAGAGAGCTTCGCAGCCTGCAGGTGCTGCGGTACAGGACGTCCTGGAGAAGCTTCCGGGAGCGCTCGGTGCGAAGGCCCAGGAAATCGGGGCGGTGGTACAGCTCCAGCTCACCGCGCCGGATCAGGCGTGGGTCCTCGACTACGCCGAGGGACGGTCGGAGCTACGGCCGGGAGAAGCGAAGGGCGCGGAGGCCACGGTGCGCATCGCCGGGGACGATCTGGTGGCGCTCACCCGAGGAGAAGCACGCCTGTCATCGCTGTTCCAGCATGGCAAGGTGAAGGTCGACGGTGATGTGCGCGTCGCGAAGAGGCTGGGCCTCCTCGAGGGGCTGCTCGCCGGGAGCGCAGGAAAGCAGAGCTGAGGAGGTTGCCATGAGTCGACGAGTCAACGTGATCGGCGTGGGGATGGTGAAGTTCCAGAAGCCCGGCGCCAGCGACGATTACAACGTGATGGCCGCGAAGGCGGCCCGGACCGCGCTCGAAGACGCGGGCGTTCCTTACGAGGACGTCGAGGAGGCCTACGCGGGCTACGTCTACGGCGACAGCACGTGTGGTCAGCGCGCGCTGTACGAGGTGGGCCTGAGCGGCATCCCCATCGTCAACGTGAACAACAACTGCGCGACCGGCTCCACCGCGCTCTACCTGGCGCGGCAGGCCATCGAGGGAGGGCTCGCCGAATGCGTGCTCGCCCTTGGTTTCGAGCAGATGGAGAAGGGCGCGCTCGCGTCGAAGTTCACCGATCGCACCAACCCGATGGACAAGCACGTCGGCCTGATGAGCGACGTGCAGGGCTTCGGCGATGCGCCGCCCACCGCGCAGATGTTCGGTGGGGCTGGCCGTGAGTACCGCTGGAAGTACGGCACCAAGCGGGAGACCTTCGGCAAGATCGCCGAGAAGGCACGCAAGCATGCGTCGAAGAACCCTTACGCCCTGTTCAACCAGGTCCTCTCCCTCGACGAGATCATGGCCTCTCCCGAGGTCTTCGATCCGCTGACCCGCTACCAGTGCTGCCCGCCCACCTGCGGGGCAGCCGCCGCGGTGCTCTGCTCCGAAGACTACGCGCGCCGCAAGGGCATCCAGAACCCGGTCTGGATCGCCGCGCAGGCCATGACCACCGACGTGCCCTCGGTCTTCGGCGAACAGAGCATGATCAAGATGATCGGCTACGACATGACCGCACTCGCCGCGAAGAAGGTCTACCAGAAGGCAGGCCTTGGTCCCGAGGACGTCAAGGTCGTCGAGCTGCACGACTGCTTCACCGCCAACGAGCTGCTCACGTACGAGGCACTCGGGCTGTGCAAGGAGGGCGAGGCCGAGAAGTTCATCTGGGACGAGGACAACACCTACGGCGGCAAGTACGTCACGAACCCTTCGGGCGGCCTGCTCTCCAAGGGCCATCCCCTTGGCGCCACGGGCCTCGCCCAGTGCACCGAGCTCGTGTGGCAGCTCCGCGGTAAGGCCGATCAGCGACAGGTCGAGGGCGCGAAGGTCGCGCTCCAGCACAACCTCGGCCTCGGTGGCGCTTGCGTCGTCACCATGTACCGACGCGACTGAGCTTCATACGTCCCGAGGGCCGGCCGCCCAGCACTTCGCACGCACGGCACGCCGGCCCCCGGGAACGCGATGTTCCTCGTCTGCGTCGGTGCAGGCGTTCCTTCACATCACCCACCGCAAATGAGTTCGCGACGAGCGCTCATCTACCAGCGAGCAGGTACGCCGCAATCCCTGCTGCGAGCATCACCCCCACACCACCAGCAGCGACCACCATGCGCCATCCGCGCAGCACGCCCCCCGTGGCATCCTCTTCGAGCTCTCGAATCGTCGCGTCCAGTGCAGCGATCACCGCGCGCGCGTTCGGGCTTCGCTCCTCCGGATCCTTCTCCAGAAGCTTCCTCGCCAGCGTCTCCAGGGTCTGCGGCACACGCACGCCTTGCGCGCGCTCTTTGATGGGGGGGACCGGCGCCTTCCGGTGCTTCGCGAACATCTCGCTCGGCGTCGCCGCATCGAACGGGTGAAGTCCAGAGAGCATCTCGTAGAGCACCACGCCCAGCGCGTAGAGATCGGAGCGTTTGTCGATGGAGCGCATCCCGAGGGCGGCCTCGGGTGCGAGGTAGGCCATCGTGCCCATCACCACCCCTGCCTGGGTCAGCTCGTGGTTCGCCTCGACACCGACGCGCAGCTCGTCCACCGGCACGCGGGCCAGGCCGAAATCGATGACCTTGACCACCTCGTCGCCGCCGTCAGGTCCTGCGCAGACCATCACGTTCAGCGGCTTCATGTCGCGGTGGATGATGCCCATGTCGTGCGCCGCGTTCAGCCCGACGGCGATCTGCCGCGCGATCTTCGCCGCGCGGAGCGGCTGCATCGGCCCGTGCTCGATGAGCGAGCGCAGCGTCACCCCACGCACGTACTCCATCACCATGCACCAGGTCCCGTCCTCGAGCTGGATGACCTCGTGCACTGCCGCGACGTTCGGGTGATAGATGTGCCGCCCGGCGATCGCCTCTCGCTTGAAGCGATCGACCAGCTCGGGGAGCTGTTCGGTATCCGGGTGAAGGATCTTGAGCGCGACCTCCTCGCCGTTACCGATCACCCTGGCGCGGAGCACCGCCGCCAGCCCGCCCATGGCGACGAGATCCTCCACCTTGTAACGATCGAGGATGGAGCGACCGAGAAAGGCCATCGCGCGCGCCCGCGCCACGTCGCTCACTGCGCCGCCCGCGAGCTGCCCGTCCACCGTCATCCTGGCCCGCCTCCGCCTCCAGCCATCGCGTTCAGGCGCCGGAGTCTCGCCTGGAAGGCCTCGGAGATCCAGGGCTTATCGGCGGAGAGCCCCGCCCCGAGCGAGCCGGGCTACTTCGCGACGAGCGCCCCACCCCGACCTTCCGAGAGCGACCCGGCGCGCCGCACCAGGTTGATGAACTCCTGCTGCTCTTGCGCCTGGCCAGCGGCCGACACCGCGATGC is part of the Chondromyces crocatus genome and encodes:
- a CDS encoding lipid-transfer protein; the protein is MSRRVNVIGVGMVKFQKPGASDDYNVMAAKAARTALEDAGVPYEDVEEAYAGYVYGDSTCGQRALYEVGLSGIPIVNVNNNCATGSTALYLARQAIEGGLAECVLALGFEQMEKGALASKFTDRTNPMDKHVGLMSDVQGFGDAPPTAQMFGGAGREYRWKYGTKRETFGKIAEKARKHASKNPYALFNQVLSLDEIMASPEVFDPLTRYQCCPPTCGAAAAVLCSEDYARRKGIQNPVWIAAQAMTTDVPSVFGEQSMIKMIGYDMTALAAKKVYQKAGLGPEDVKVVELHDCFTANELLTYEALGLCKEGEAEKFIWDEDNTYGGKYVTNPSGGLLSKGHPLGATGLAQCTELVWQLRGKADQRQVEGAKVALQHNLGLGGACVVTMYRRD
- a CDS encoding MBL fold metallo-hydrolase encodes the protein MGRFDHLATRPARGPADILRWKVLDPLTGKHGKPRRDAEPFVTPTRPWSRDLVLSGAPSLTWIGHASFLLSMGGTRALLDPVWRDAPGPLRRLVPPGIPLADLPSIDAVLLTHNHRDHFDTWTLERLGATPVYVAPLGHAALLRSVGATKIVELDWWQSATVGSLEITLVPARHWSMRAPWDRNDALWGGYLVRGPEGTAYHSGDTAFFDDFARIGERAGTIDWAMLPIGAYEPRWFMKPQHMNPDDAVEAYHLLGARNFVAMHWGTYQLTDEPPGEPPARTRALWAERKLPEASLWLLDVGETRALGR
- a CDS encoding serine/threonine-protein kinase encodes the protein MTVDGQLAGGAVSDVARARAMAFLGRSILDRYKVEDLVAMGGLAAVLRARVIGNGEEVALKILHPDTEQLPELVDRFKREAIAGRHIYHPNVAAVHEVIQLEDGTWCMVMEYVRGVTLRSLIEHGPMQPLRAAKIARQIAVGLNAAHDMGIIHRDMKPLNVMVCAGPDGGDEVVKVIDFGLARVPVDELRVGVEANHELTQAGVVMGTMAYLAPEAALGMRSIDKRSDLYALGVVLYEMLSGLHPFDAATPSEMFAKHRKAPVPPIKERAQGVRVPQTLETLARKLLEKDPEERSPNARAVIAALDATIRELEEDATGGVLRGWRMVVAAGGVGVMLAAGIAAYLLAGR
- a CDS encoding peroxisomal multifunctional enzyme type 2 — translated: MANELRFDGRVAIVTGAGGGLGRAHALLLASRGAKVIVNDLGGSMHGGGKNSAAADSVVEEIKAAGGEAAANYDSVEEGGRIVQAALDHFGRIDIVINNAGILRDVSFHKMTEEDWDLIYRVHVLGSFRVTHAAWPHLRDQGYGRIVMTASAAGIYGNFGQANYSMAKLGLVGFANTLALEGKKRNVLVNTIAPLAGSRLTETVLPKEIIDNLKPDYVSPLCAYLVHESCTDNGGLFEVGGGFFAKLRWERAEGATLRLGRPFTVEQIAARWGEISGFEKASHPANIAESMQPVMTNLEAGPSKGGNDLIDVDLALGYEYPSLRSRYDERDLSLYALGVGAATDPLDDKELRFVYEMHKDGFFALPTFGVIPAMGALVEQYKQGTKAPGLNYGFERLLHGEQYTEIRRPLPPNAKLTHRIRIKDIWDKGKNAVVVTEVRSSDESGEELLYNEYTSVIRGAGGWGGDRGPGAEVNAPPDRAPDATITEKIGPNQALLYRLSGDVNPLHADPTFATSFGFPKPILHGLCTFGYAGRHVLRAFDIDPRLFKSIKVRFSESVFPGETLVTEMWKESDTRIVFRCRVQERDKPVLSAAAIELHTEIPKPKAKAVSAAAATPSTAQGGGSEDVFIAIRDYLEKNPDHVAKIATIFQLKLANPDSTWTLDVKNGKGAVLQGATDLKPDVTLELSDADFIGMATGKVDPMKLYSGGQLKISGNIMASQKLGFLKKIDPEQAKAAVAAYRAKQGGAATGSPAAPTAVQGGGSEDVFIAIRDYLEKNPDHVAKIATVFQLKLANPDSTWTLDVKNGKGAVLQGATDLKPDVTLELSDADFIGMATGKVDPMKLYSGGQLKISGNIMASQKLGFLKKIDPEQAKAAVAAYRKQQGQGGGAAPSAAASGGQQRASQPAGAAVQDVLEKLPGALGAKAQEIGAVVQLQLTAPDQAWVLDYAEGRSELRPGEAKGAEATVRIAGDDLVALTRGEARLSSLFQHGKVKVDGDVRVAKRLGLLEGLLAGSAGKQS